In Methanofervidicoccus abyssi, the following proteins share a genomic window:
- a CDS encoding UbiD family decarboxylase: protein MIGELINSIEKIEVPSADRKFGITRILKKYDGIPVYIKDVNGYEVIGNLCNRETIAKSLGISVKDLTRHMLSCMEREKEGKLVINNKLKKEYIEDDPREINNYPIPIYYPKDGGPYITSGVVIVKDKDYGVNASIHRILVKEDHLVIRMVEQRHLHCIYTKNIQDGEVDVAIVIGVHPAVLLAAATSGDITFNELRYASVLMGEPLELIKCDTVDLEVPPGEFIIEGKITKEMEEEGPFVDITGTYDKVRKQPVIKITSLKRKENPIFHALLPGGIEHKVLMGLPQEPRIFKGVRNVVPTVKDVVLTEGGCCWLHAVISIEKRTEGDGKNTILAALASHPSLKHVVVVDDDIDIHNPKDVEYAIATRVQADRDVVIIKGAKGSSLDPSIDEDKTTAKMGIDATISLRKNRDDFIRVEISKDRF from the coding sequence ATGATAGGGGAGCTTATTAACTCCATAGAAAAGATAGAGGTACCTTCTGCAGATAGAAAATTCGGTATAACTAGGATACTGAAAAAATACGATGGAATTCCCGTGTATATAAAGGATGTAAATGGCTATGAGGTTATAGGAAACCTATGTAATAGGGAAACAATAGCTAAAAGTCTGGGAATTTCTGTAAAGGATCTTACGAGACATATGTTAAGTTGTATGGAGAGGGAAAAAGAGGGAAAATTAGTTATAAACAACAAGTTGAAGAAAGAGTATATAGAAGATGATCCTAGGGAGATAAACAACTATCCAATACCAATATACTACCCTAAGGATGGAGGGCCCTATATTACTTCAGGTGTTGTAATTGTAAAAGATAAAGATTATGGAGTTAATGCCTCTATACATAGGATACTTGTAAAGGAAGATCATTTAGTAATCAGGATGGTAGAACAGAGACATCTCCACTGTATATATACGAAAAATATCCAGGATGGAGAAGTAGACGTCGCCATAGTAATAGGAGTCCACCCTGCTGTACTTCTAGCCGCAGCTACTTCTGGAGATATCACATTCAACGAGTTGAGATACGCTTCTGTCTTAATGGGAGAACCCTTAGAACTTATAAAGTGTGATACTGTAGATCTAGAGGTACCTCCTGGAGAGTTTATCATCGAAGGTAAAATCACTAAGGAGATGGAAGAAGAAGGCCCCTTTGTTGATATCACTGGAACCTACGACAAGGTTAGAAAACAGCCAGTTATAAAGATAACATCCCTAAAGAGAAAAGAAAACCCTATATTTCACGCCCTCCTACCTGGAGGAATAGAGCACAAGGTACTTATGGGATTGCCCCAGGAACCTAGGATATTTAAAGGTGTAAGGAATGTAGTGCCAACTGTAAAGGATGTTGTATTAACAGAAGGAGGATGTTGCTGGCTACATGCTGTAATATCTATTGAAAAGAGAACGGAAGGAGATGGAAAGAATACAATACTTGCAGCCTTAGCTTCCCATCCGAGTTTAAAGCATGTAGTGGTTGTAGATGACGATATAGATATACACAACCCCAAGGATGTGGAATACGCTATAGCGACGAGAGTACAGGCTGATAGGGATGTGGTTATAATAAAAGGTGCTAAAGGATCTTCCCTAGATCCTTCAATAGATGAAGACAAAACAACTGCAAAGATGGGTATAGATGCCACTATAAGTTTAAGAAAAAATAGGGATGATTTTATTAGGGTAGAAATATCTAAAGATAGATTTTAA
- a CDS encoding STT3 domain-containing protein, giving the protein MKEVLEKIHKFFKKHEHLKLILILLLIGLISFQLRAQPADMGFTNSEVLKEVFSDEHGRMYLVGLDPYYYLRLTENYYNHGYLGETLKYINGKWVPYDTCQYAPPGHPITIPVPAITYATIIVYEIWHSIDPTVTLMNAAFWVPPLLSTLLGIPIFFIVRRVTRSNIGGVVGALTIVSTPTLLYKTSAGFADTPIFEILPILFIVWFIMEALHNQKNLKLSLVYTLLATLTMVLAPRMWKGWWYGYYIVGVFLVLYAVYTLLISIYKDKISLPLLVDDIKRLLPILSIFILGSALLISLLYGVNVFMGGIFSPFKFIKIKETTMTTGWPNVFTTVSELQTPTIKEIVNGALGDFLLFILGVLGILASFISMRYEKENIKIDLKYALLLTIWLAATYYAATKGIRFISLMAPPLSIGVGIFIGQLVNIINRRTDELINWIIYPTVGIFFFYTLFKTLPKIPKIILPTTYVPIAAYGFLLVLGILSIYKITDIVVSHNNRMKKIATLLLALSLVLPPLASAVPFYTAPTFNNGWKEGLDWIKEDTPNNTVITCWWDNGHIYTWATRKMVTFDGGSQNSPRAYWVGRIFATSNENLSVGIIRMLATSGDKAFERGGILMNYTHNNVSMTVKILNEILPVSRSKAYKILTEKYHLSDKDARTLLNYTHPENPNPDYLITYNRMTDIASVWSMFGFWNFDLPPETPVYKREKGYYVRLPGGNGFLINNSFVIVTPIQKIVIKNNTLYSYDIAYDMDRNAIVSKNITEFHKVIVEYGDKLYSKVFNKNGVYSLIVRVKSLDNKRYVIYAWISTRNLEDSIYTKLHFLDGAGLKHIKLVKATWDPTNPGIQPGFKIYRVDYGKEYLN; this is encoded by the coding sequence ATGAAAGAAGTGTTAGAAAAGATTCACAAATTTTTCAAGAAACATGAACATCTAAAGTTGATTCTTATTCTACTGCTTATAGGTCTTATAAGTTTCCAACTGAGGGCTCAACCTGCAGATATGGGATTTACTAATAGCGAGGTATTAAAAGAGGTGTTCTCCGATGAACATGGAAGGATGTATCTTGTAGGGTTGGATCCTTACTACTATCTGAGACTTACTGAGAACTACTACAACCATGGTTATCTCGGAGAAACGTTGAAGTATATAAATGGGAAGTGGGTACCTTACGACACCTGCCAGTATGCTCCTCCTGGTCATCCAATAACTATACCTGTACCTGCCATAACCTATGCAACTATCATAGTGTATGAAATATGGCATTCCATAGATCCAACAGTAACTCTAATGAACGCAGCCTTCTGGGTACCTCCTCTTCTAAGTACCCTCTTAGGTATACCTATCTTCTTCATAGTTAGGAGAGTTACCAGAAGTAATATTGGTGGGGTTGTAGGGGCATTAACTATAGTCTCCACCCCTACATTGCTCTATAAAACCTCTGCAGGTTTTGCTGATACTCCTATATTTGAGATATTGCCTATACTCTTCATAGTATGGTTTATTATGGAAGCTCTTCACAATCAGAAGAACTTGAAATTATCCCTAGTATATACACTCTTGGCAACACTTACAATGGTACTGGCCCCAAGGATGTGGAAAGGTTGGTGGTATGGATACTACATAGTTGGAGTCTTCTTAGTACTGTATGCAGTATATACTCTCCTTATAAGTATATATAAGGACAAAATATCCCTTCCACTTTTAGTAGATGATATAAAGAGACTTCTACCCATACTAAGTATTTTTATTCTTGGAAGTGCTCTTCTCATATCTCTACTTTATGGTGTAAATGTTTTCATGGGAGGTATCTTCTCACCATTTAAATTTATCAAAATAAAGGAAACTACCATGACCACAGGTTGGCCTAACGTATTTACCACAGTATCTGAACTTCAGACACCAACAATTAAAGAAATTGTAAATGGAGCATTAGGGGATTTTTTATTATTTATATTAGGTGTCTTGGGAATATTAGCATCCTTTATCTCCATGAGGTATGAAAAGGAAAATATTAAGATAGATCTGAAATACGCCCTCCTTCTTACAATATGGCTCGCTGCAACATATTATGCTGCTACAAAAGGAATAAGGTTTATCAGTTTAATGGCGCCTCCTCTCTCCATAGGGGTGGGTATATTCATTGGACAGTTGGTGAATATTATAAACAGAAGGACTGATGAATTGATAAATTGGATAATTTATCCAACAGTTGGAATATTCTTCTTCTATACCTTGTTTAAGACACTCCCCAAGATACCAAAGATTATACTCCCCACAACTTACGTTCCAATCGCCGCCTATGGATTTCTACTTGTCTTAGGAATACTTAGTATATACAAGATAACAGATATAGTAGTTTCTCATAATAACCGAATGAAAAAGATTGCTACTTTACTACTGGCACTGTCCTTAGTCTTACCTCCCTTAGCCAGTGCTGTTCCTTTCTATACTGCACCAACATTTAACAACGGTTGGAAGGAGGGATTAGATTGGATAAAGGAAGATACACCAAATAACACAGTAATTACTTGTTGGTGGGATAACGGACATATATACACCTGGGCTACAAGGAAGATGGTAACTTTCGACGGAGGAAGCCAGAACTCTCCGAGGGCCTATTGGGTAGGTAGAATCTTTGCAACATCCAACGAAAACCTATCAGTAGGTATAATAAGGATGCTCGCCACAAGTGGAGATAAAGCCTTTGAAAGGGGAGGTATCCTTATGAACTATACTCACAACAACGTATCTATGACAGTTAAAATACTCAATGAGATACTCCCGGTAAGTAGAAGTAAGGCCTATAAGATACTTACTGAGAAATATCATCTAAGTGACAAAGATGCCAGAACACTTCTAAACTACACCCATCCAGAAAATCCTAACCCAGATTATCTTATTACCTACAACAGGATGACTGATATAGCTTCTGTCTGGAGTATGTTTGGTTTCTGGAATTTCGATTTACCTCCAGAAACTCCTGTCTATAAGAGAGAAAAAGGATATTATGTAAGGTTACCTGGAGGAAATGGATTTTTAATTAATAACTCTTTCGTAATTGTAACACCTATTCAAAAGATAGTGATAAAAAACAACACACTATACAGTTATGATATAGCTTACGATATGGATAGAAATGCTATAGTAAGTAAAAATATAACAGAATTTCACAAAGTTATTGTGGAGTATGGAGATAAGTTGTATAGTAAAGTATTCAATAAAAATGGTGTCTATAGTTTAATTGTTAGAGTGAAATCTTTAGATAACAAAAGATATGTGATATACGCGTGGATATCAACAAGAAACCTGGAAGACAGTATATACACAAAACTTCACTTCTTAGATGGTGCTGGATTGAAACATATTAAACTGGTTAAGGCTACATGGGATCCTACAAATCCAGGAATACAGCCAGGATTCAAGATATACAGGGTAGATTACGGAAAAGAGTATTTAAATTAA
- a CDS encoding preprotein translocase subunit Sec61beta: MTRRDEDRGLVTSAGLIRYMDTDISKIKITPEKVLGITISIIILEIILNYGTFI; the protein is encoded by the coding sequence ATGACTAGAAGAGATGAAGATAGAGGATTGGTCACAAGTGCAGGATTGATTAGATACATGGATACAGATATATCAAAGATAAAGATAACACCTGAGAAGGTGTTAGGGATTACAATCTCCATAATTATCTTAGAGATCATCCTAAACTACGGCACCTTTATTTAA
- the trpB gene encoding tryptophan synthase subunit beta has product MKFGEYGGQYVPEVLKPPLKELERAYKKYKDDPEFREELDYYLKNYAGRETPLYFAKNLTEKIGGAKIYLKREDLLLGGAHKINNSIGQALLAKKMGKTRLIAETGAGEHGLSTAMAGALFKMKTRIYMGTIDMERQRLNVYKMKLHGAEVYPVDSGSKTLKDAINEALRDWVETFEYTHYLIGSVVGPHPYPTMVRDFQSVIGREAKRQILEMEGRLPDCIVACVGGGSNSIGIFHEFIDYKEVKLIGVEAAGEGLDTDKHAATLLKGKKGILHGMYSYFLQDEDGQIKTTHSISAGLDYPGVGPEHAYLKDIGRVEYVGITDKEALNAFLELSKTEGIIPALESSHAIAYAMKIAKDMDKDEIIIVNLSGRGDKDLDTVMKYVKFK; this is encoded by the coding sequence ATGAAATTTGGTGAGTACGGAGGACAGTACGTCCCAGAGGTACTTAAACCTCCTCTAAAAGAGTTGGAAAGGGCTTACAAAAAATACAAAGATGATCCTGAATTCAGGGAAGAACTTGACTACTATCTAAAGAACTACGCCGGTAGAGAGACGCCTCTCTATTTCGCCAAGAACCTCACAGAGAAGATAGGAGGAGCTAAGATATACCTGAAGAGGGAGGATCTACTACTTGGAGGTGCTCATAAGATAAACAACAGTATAGGACAGGCTCTCTTAGCAAAAAAGATGGGAAAGACGAGATTGATAGCAGAGACTGGTGCCGGAGAGCATGGACTATCTACTGCCATGGCTGGAGCACTTTTCAAGATGAAGACTAGGATATACATGGGTACTATAGATATGGAGAGACAGAGACTAAACGTGTATAAGATGAAACTCCATGGGGCAGAGGTTTATCCAGTAGACTCTGGCTCAAAGACTTTAAAGGATGCTATCAACGAGGCATTAAGAGACTGGGTGGAAACCTTCGAATATACTCATTATCTCATAGGTTCCGTTGTAGGACCTCATCCATATCCTACAATGGTTAGGGATTTTCAATCTGTAATAGGGAGAGAAGCTAAGAGACAGATCTTAGAAATGGAAGGAAGACTACCTGACTGTATTGTCGCCTGTGTTGGAGGAGGGAGTAACTCCATAGGTATCTTCCACGAGTTTATAGATTATAAAGAAGTTAAGCTAATTGGAGTTGAGGCTGCTGGAGAAGGACTAGATACAGATAAACATGCCGCTACCTTACTTAAGGGTAAGAAGGGTATACTCCATGGTATGTACTCCTACTTCCTTCAGGATGAAGACGGACAGATAAAGACCACCCACAGTATCTCTGCAGGGCTGGATTATCCTGGAGTAGGACCTGAACATGCCTATCTCAAGGATATAGGTAGAGTAGAATACGTAGGAATAACAGATAAGGAAGCTCTAAATGCCTTCTTGGAACTCTCAAAAACTGAGGGGATAATTCCTGCCCTTGAATCCTCTCATGCCATCGCCTACGCAATGAAAATAGCGAAGGATATGGATAAGGATGAGATTATTATAGTAAATCTATCAGGTAGGGGGGATAAAGATCTCGATACAGTTATGAAGTATGTAAAATTTAAATAG
- the trpA gene encoding tryptophan synthase subunit alpha, whose translation MEKKLVSFIVAGDPNIGATLRFMKALSKYSDIIELGIPFSDPMADGETIQKANIRALKRGMKVSKVFDIIKEFRKYSDTPVVVMTYYNPVFNLGVENFVRRLKEAGGNGLIVVDLPVEEAEDYLSICRKYNIGTVFLAAPNTSDERLKEIDKACTMFLYLVSLYGTTGVREEISTLALNFLKKAKDICKNPVYVGFGVSKKEHAKRFIEAGADGVVVGSAYVRIIEKYGDSEETVKKLEEKCRELKWGILEGSRDK comes from the coding sequence ATGGAAAAGAAGTTAGTTAGTTTTATAGTTGCAGGGGATCCAAACATAGGGGCAACACTAAGGTTTATGAAGGCCCTAAGTAAGTACTCGGATATAATAGAGTTAGGAATACCCTTTAGTGATCCCATGGCAGACGGAGAGACAATCCAGAAGGCAAATATTAGGGCGTTAAAGAGAGGAATGAAGGTTTCCAAGGTTTTTGACATTATAAAAGAGTTTAGGAAATACTCCGATACTCCTGTAGTTGTGATGACATATTATAACCCTGTATTTAACCTGGGAGTGGAGAACTTCGTAAGGAGGTTGAAGGAAGCTGGGGGTAATGGTTTAATAGTGGTAGATTTACCTGTTGAGGAGGCGGAAGATTATCTCTCCATATGTAGGAAGTACAATATTGGTACAGTATTTCTGGCAGCTCCAAATACTTCGGATGAGAGATTGAAGGAAATAGATAAGGCATGTACTATGTTTCTCTACTTAGTTTCACTCTACGGTACTACAGGAGTTAGGGAAGAAATCTCCACCTTGGCACTTAACTTTTTAAAGAAGGCTAAGGATATATGTAAAAATCCTGTCTATGTCGGATTTGGGGTATCAAAGAAGGAACATGCTAAGAGGTTTATTGAGGCTGGAGCAGATGGAGTTGTTGTAGGGAGTGCCTACGTAAGGATAATTGAGAAATATGGTGATTCCGAAGAAACTGTAAAAAAACTTGAGGAGAAGTGTAGAGAGTTGAAATGGGGGATTTTAGAGGGAAGTAGGGATAAATAA
- a CDS encoding anthranilate synthase component I produces the protein MKLYRKKFHYVDPIKLYSVLREEGDYPFILESRDKHPSKARYTYISANPEFIVKIKRDTRIDNTRVSKESNPFKGLKEVYFNEIGDKIPSNIDANERFIGGFLGYIAYDAVYNYIGGDIEEASVFGYYRHLYVYDHILNRYYYLTLDHSEEDIKRAEKIVDRAKNTKIPDESGSSEIVSCDAEKKDYIEMVKRAKEYIYDGDAFQIVISREYKLRSDLSPFKIYRNLREISPSPYMFFLEFEKKVLGTSPETMASVERNILRINPIAGTINVGRTEEETKKLAEKLLQDEKEKAEHMMLVDLARNDVRKVSKPGSVRLKRFFEVVRYSHVQHIESEVVGELREDITMFDAVEASFPAGTLTGAPKYRAMEIIDTLERSRRKVYGGAVGYFSLNNYGDTAIAIRMAEVERNNLIRVRAGAGIVADSVPENEYIETERKMAAIMSALNVNRQR, from the coding sequence ATGAAACTCTACAGAAAAAAGTTCCACTACGTAGATCCTATAAAGTTATACAGCGTATTAAGGGAGGAGGGAGATTATCCATTTATATTAGAATCTAGGGACAAGCATCCATCGAAGGCGAGATATACCTACATCTCTGCAAATCCAGAGTTTATAGTAAAAATTAAAAGGGACACAAGGATAGACAATACCAGAGTATCCAAGGAGAGTAATCCCTTTAAAGGCCTAAAGGAAGTATATTTCAACGAAATAGGAGATAAGATACCTTCCAATATCGATGCAAATGAGAGATTTATAGGAGGTTTCTTAGGATATATAGCTTACGATGCTGTATATAATTACATAGGAGGAGATATCGAAGAAGCGTCAGTCTTTGGATACTACAGGCATCTCTATGTATACGACCATATACTAAATAGATACTACTACCTTACACTAGATCACTCAGAGGAAGATATAAAGAGAGCTGAAAAGATAGTTGATAGGGCAAAAAATACGAAAATTCCAGATGAATCAGGTAGTTCAGAGATCGTAAGTTGTGATGCAGAGAAGAAGGATTATATTGAGATGGTGAAGAGAGCTAAGGAGTATATATACGATGGAGATGCCTTTCAGATAGTTATATCCAGGGAGTATAAACTAAGGAGTGATCTGTCTCCCTTTAAGATATATAGGAATCTCAGGGAGATAAGTCCAAGTCCCTATATGTTTTTCTTGGAGTTTGAGAAGAAGGTTTTAGGAACTTCTCCAGAAACTATGGCTTCTGTAGAGAGAAATATACTAAGGATAAACCCTATTGCAGGAACTATAAACGTTGGAAGAACTGAGGAGGAGACAAAAAAGTTGGCAGAGAAACTCCTCCAAGATGAGAAGGAGAAGGCCGAACATATGATGCTGGTAGATCTAGCAAGGAATGACGTCAGGAAGGTTTCAAAGCCTGGATCTGTTAGATTGAAGAGGTTCTTTGAGGTGGTTAGATACAGCCATGTGCAACATATAGAGAGTGAAGTTGTTGGAGAGTTAAGAGAAGATATTACAATGTTTGATGCTGTAGAAGCATCCTTTCCAGCAGGTACCTTAACTGGAGCACCTAAGTATAGAGCTATGGAGATAATAGATACTTTAGAGAGATCTAGGAGAAAGGTGTATGGGGGGGCTGTAGGATACTTCTCACTGAACAACTACGGAGATACTGCAATTGCTATAAGGATGGCTGAAGTAGAGAGAAATAACCTTATAAGAGTGAGGGCTGGAGCGGGAATAGTGGCGGACTCCGTGCCAGAGAATGAATACATAGAAACTGAGAGAAAGATGGCAGCAATTATGAGCGCTCTGAATGTTAATAGACAACGGTGA
- a CDS encoding aminodeoxychorismate/anthranilate synthase component II, with translation MILIIDNKDSFVWNLAEYASIYDSVEVVSNTITVEEVKEIDPSGIIISPGPGSPEKKRDVENCPDIVKSVDVPILGVCLGHQIIAYTFGGKVGKVSPVHGKASLIKHDGKGIFKGVKNPLVGGRYHSLAVLEVPKDFEISATTVGEERIVMGIRHKYKPIEGVQFHPESVLTEWESKEGLKIVKNFVDIAKGWRKK, from the coding sequence ATGATACTTATCATAGATAACAAGGATTCCTTTGTATGGAATTTGGCGGAGTATGCCTCTATATACGACAGTGTAGAAGTGGTATCAAATACTATAACTGTAGAGGAGGTTAAGGAGATAGATCCCTCAGGTATTATAATATCCCCAGGCCCTGGAAGTCCAGAAAAAAAGAGGGATGTTGAGAACTGCCCAGATATTGTAAAAAGTGTAGATGTACCTATATTAGGTGTATGTTTAGGGCATCAGATTATCGCCTATACCTTTGGGGGAAAAGTAGGAAAGGTATCCCCTGTCCATGGCAAGGCATCCCTAATAAAACATGATGGGAAAGGTATATTTAAAGGTGTAAAGAATCCTCTTGTAGGAGGTAGATATCACTCCCTGGCAGTGCTCGAAGTACCTAAAGACTTTGAGATCAGTGCTACTACTGTAGGTGAAGAGAGAATAGTGATGGGCATAAGACACAAATATAAACCCATTGAAGGGGTGCAATTTCACCCTGAGAGTGTGCTTACAGAGTGGGAGAGTAAAGAAGGTTTAAAGATAGTTAAGAATTTTGTGGATATTGCTAAGGGGTGGAGAAAGAAGTAA
- a CDS encoding HDIG domain-containing metalloprotein, whose amino-acid sequence MEDEKRTEHKRKRYSLEDLISLAEEIKDKDLREKVIEFLKNPFPTHRDIESTNVPLEDSPASIRWHHKYKGGLIEHTLATTKIALKIADALEEVYNLNINKDVLIAGGLLHDIMKPFNYVEDIEGEKYDHIPKFHLDHLTLVVAELYKRNFPIEVIKVVASHHGEYGSMKPDSIEGWILHYADTIDAFLNDIAIKICQARAKDIGINEIEIYNLFTPLKIYEIRTREGREKLREKLSEIFNIEGEKE is encoded by the coding sequence ATGGAAGATGAAAAAAGAACAGAACATAAGAGAAAGAGATATTCTCTTGAAGATCTTATATCCTTAGCAGAAGAGATAAAAGATAAAGATCTAAGAGAGAAAGTTATAGAATTTCTGAAAAATCCCTTTCCAACACATAGAGATATTGAAAGTACAAATGTTCCCCTTGAGGACTCGCCTGCCAGTATTAGATGGCATCACAAGTATAAAGGAGGTTTAATTGAACACACCTTAGCTACAACAAAGATAGCGTTGAAGATAGCAGATGCGCTTGAGGAAGTATATAATCTAAACATTAACAAAGATGTGCTGATAGCAGGAGGACTACTTCATGACATTATGAAACCCTTTAATTATGTGGAAGATATTGAAGGTGAGAAGTACGATCACATTCCAAAGTTCCACTTAGATCATCTTACCCTAGTAGTTGCCGAACTTTACAAGAGGAATTTTCCTATAGAAGTTATAAAGGTGGTGGCTTCCCATCATGGAGAGTATGGTTCTATGAAACCAGATTCCATAGAAGGGTGGATCCTTCACTATGCAGATACAATAGACGCTTTTCTAAACGATATCGCTATTAAGATATGTCAGGCGAGGGCTAAGGATATAGGGATAAATGAGATTGAGATATACAACCTATTTACACCCTTGAAGATATACGAAATTAGAACTAGAGAAGGTAGAGAGAAATTAAGGGAAAAGTTAAGTGAAATATTCAATATAGAAGGTGAAAAAGAGTAG
- a CDS encoding helix-turn-helix domain-containing protein, with product MRAYERLLLSIDSDRFPEEFKRVLLELNISLKEFSKISDIPYSTLYKIIQGGDFRVSTLKKIVDTVKKFEMKDEEMDKIAVIAARPSLNNIKTKVFKVQGKEYLLKEYPANSLEDCIVAAIQAEREGVKAIICAPIVSSSIEKVVRVPVAVVIPEKNAFMRALEVVVSKI from the coding sequence ATGAGAGCCTACGAGAGACTTCTGTTGAGCATAGATTCAGACAGGTTTCCAGAGGAATTTAAAAGAGTATTACTGGAACTTAACATTTCCCTGAAGGAGTTCTCAAAAATATCAGACATTCCATACAGCACCCTATACAAGATAATACAGGGTGGAGATTTTAGAGTATCCACCCTTAAAAAAATAGTTGATACCGTGAAAAAATTTGAAATGAAAGATGAGGAAATGGACAAGATAGCAGTTATTGCTGCCAGGCCTTCTCTAAATAATATAAAAACTAAGGTGTTTAAAGTTCAAGGTAAGGAATACCTACTGAAGGAGTACCCTGCAAATTCCCTGGAGGACTGTATAGTTGCTGCCATCCAGGCGGAGAGAGAAGGTGTCAAGGCTATAATATGTGCACCTATTGTAAGTTCCAGTATTGAGAAGGTTGTAAGGGTACCAGTTGCAGTTGTAATACCTGAGAAGAATGCCTTTATGAGGGCTCTTGAAGTTGTGGTTAGTAAGATATAA
- a CDS encoding methionine synthase: MIKTVVGSYPVITKEPENLWEKVLDIFGIYDRYKYAIERAVRDQLNAGIDIVSDGQVRGDMVEIFVNGLYGFEGKKVVGKVEFLEPITLKDIKFVRKIINKYSNEKKGIKGIITGPCTIAGSVRVEDYYTDNRDETLIYDLANALKKEVESIQDYVCMIQIDEPILSTGLYDLNTARRAIKRISENIKIPVALHVCGDVSDIFQELNTFNVDILDHEFASNRKNLDILEETNKKIGFGCINTKVKSIESIEVVKDLLNEALEILRNNPLFSEVQSNEELLKRLNEYLMVDPDCGMRLLPIDVAYDKLKVMVKASEEFERELRER; this comes from the coding sequence ATGATAAAAACTGTAGTTGGTAGTTATCCAGTGATTACAAAAGAACCTGAGAATCTATGGGAGAAGGTATTAGACATCTTTGGTATCTATGACAGGTACAAATATGCCATTGAGAGGGCAGTTAGGGACCAGTTAAACGCAGGTATAGATATAGTAAGTGATGGGCAGGTAAGGGGAGATATGGTGGAAATATTTGTAAATGGTCTCTACGGTTTTGAGGGTAAGAAAGTTGTGGGAAAAGTTGAGTTTCTCGAACCTATTACCTTAAAGGATATAAAGTTCGTTAGGAAGATAATAAATAAATACTCCAATGAAAAGAAAGGAATCAAAGGAATAATAACAGGCCCCTGTACCATTGCAGGATCTGTAAGGGTGGAAGATTACTACACAGACAATAGAGATGAAACTTTAATATACGATCTAGCAAATGCACTGAAGAAGGAGGTAGAGTCTATCCAGGATTACGTATGTATGATACAGATAGATGAGCCCATACTATCTACAGGTCTCTACGATTTAAATACTGCAAGGAGGGCGATTAAGAGGATAAGTGAAAACATCAAGATCCCTGTAGCCCTACATGTATGTGGAGATGTCTCAGATATCTTCCAGGAGTTAAACACTTTCAACGTAGATATTCTAGATCATGAGTTTGCATCTAATAGAAAAAATTTAGATATATTAGAAGAAACAAATAAAAAGATAGGTTTTGGATGTATAAACACCAAGGTAAAGTCGATAGAATCCATTGAGGTTGTTAAGGATCTACTGAATGAGGCCCTGGAGATACTAAGGAACAATCCTTTATTTTCAGAGGTACAGAGTAATGAAGAGTTGTTGAAGAGGTTAAATGAATACCTCATGGTGGATCCAGACTGTGGTATGAGGCTTCTACCTATAGATGTAGCCTATGATAAGTTGAAAGTTATGGTTAAAGCCTCGGAGGAGTTTGAAAGGGAGTTAAGGGAGAGATGA